From the genome of Paraburkholderia sp. ZP32-5:
TTGTCAAAGCCGATGTGCCTATCGTGGCGGACTGTCTCGATGCACTGATCGCGCTGCGCCAGGCGCTCGCGGCGAACGGCGGCGTGCACCGCGCAAGGCTCAATAGCTGGTGGAGACTGATTGGCAAATGGCGTGCGCTGCGCTCTTTTCACGTCTTGCCGCGACGGGACGAAATTCTTCCGCAGGTTTTGCTTCAAACACTTGCCGCTCGCCTGAACGGGCTCGATGCGTTCATTACCACGGACGTTGGCCAACACCAGATGTGGGCCGCGCAGCATCTGCCGATTGAACTGCCGCGCCGTTTCATCAGCTCCGGCGGTGCGGGAACGATGGGTTTCGGTTTGCCGGCGGCGATCGGCGCGAAGATCGCTCATCCCGGCAAGCCGGTCATCTGCATTTCGGGCGACGCGTCCGTTCTGATGAACATCCAGGAACTATCGAGCGCGAAGCAGCACGAATGCGACGTCAAGCTGATTATTTCGAACAACGGCTACATGGGCATGGTCCGCCAGTGGCAGGAACTGAATTACGGTGGCCGGTATAGCCACAGCTATACCGATGCATTGCCTGATTTCGTCGCTTTGGCGCATGCGTTCGGCTGGCAAGCGGCAAAAGCCAACGACCCGGCATCGCTCGACGCCGCAATCGACGCATGCATGAATACGAGCGGGCCCTATCTGCTCGATGTTCGCGTTGCCGCGCAAGCCAATTGCTTTCCGATGGTTCCAGCGGGAATGGCGCACCACCAGATCATGTTGTCCGAGCAGCGCTGGTATGGGCCGTAACGCATGGTCGACGACTCGCCGCCACGCCGGTAGTTTCGCGGTTGTGTCGCACCAGAAGATATTCGACGAAGACTTGAAGGAGACAAATTGAAGACTATTAGCGATATCGAAGATCTTCGACGGATCGCGGCTCGCCGCGTTCCGAGGATGTTCTATGATTTTGTGGATTCCGGTTCGTGGACCGAGCAGACGTATCAGTTGAATCAGACTTCCTTCAAGGAAATTCTGCTGCGCCAGCGAGTGGGAAGATCGATTGATGGACGTTCGTTGAAATCGAAAATGCTCGGTGTCGATGTATCGATGCCGGTTGCTATTGCGCCTATTGGCCTCGCCGGCATGGTTCACGCCGACGGCGAGATTCTGGCGGCGAAGGCAGCAGTAGCCGCCGGCGTGCGGTATACACTGTCCACGCTCAGCATCGCTTCGCTCGAAGATATCCAGCGCGCGACCGATGCCCCGTTCTGGTTTCAGCTCTATGTGATGCGAGACAAACAGTTCCTACTTTCCCTGATCGACCGGGCGAAGGCGGCCGGCTGCGATGCATTGATTCTGACGCTCGATCTGTCGGTATTGGGTAATCGGTTCAAGGACGCGAAAAACGGCTTGTCGACGCCGCCCAAACTCACTATTTCGAGCCTGTCGAACATGCTGACCAAACCGAAGTGGTGCATGGGGATGCTTCGCACACACCGTCGCAATCTCGGCAATATCATCGGACATGCAAAAGGGGTGGGGGATGTGCATTCGCTTTCGGGCTGGATCGGGCAGCAGTTGAACCCGGCGCTGAGCTGGAAAGACATCGAGTGGATCAAGGCGCGCTGGGGCGGCAAGCTCGTCGTCAAAGGTCTGCTCGACGCGGAGGACGCGCAAACCGCAGTGTTGGCCGGCGCGGACGCGATTATCGTCAGTAACCACGGTGGCCGTCAGCTCGATGGCGCGCCCGCCAGCGTGGCCGTGTTGCCCGAGATCGTCGATAAGGTGGGCCGCGCAACCGAAGTGTGGATCGACGGCGGTATCCGGTCAGGGCAGGACGTTCTCAAAGCCATTGCGCTGGGCGCCAGGGGGGCGCTGATTGGACGCGCGCATCTTTGGGGGCTCGGCGCCTACGGCGAGGAAGGCGTCAAGCTGGCATTGGAACTAATTCGCAAGGAACTCGATTTGACGATGGCCTTCTGCGGGCACACCGACATCAATTCAGTGGATCGCAGCGTCCTGATGGAGAGGACCATTCCCAGAACGGACTACTGCGTGGCGTGACCCTGTTTGACCACCGGGGTGGCGCGCGTTCGTCACCGCGCGGGGGGCCGTCAATCGTGCGTGTCGCCGTGCTCGTAGCAGGTGGATGACCGAATCGCAGCGTAGCTGGCACGGAGCCTCTGCGTCAGCCAGCGGGCTCGGTCGGTTCGCTTCCCGGCCATTGTCCGTGCAAGGACAGCGACTGCATGACATCGCGGAGCATTGCGCTGACCGCTCGTTTTGCATTGGTTAGCGGCAGTTCGCGCGACATGCAGATGCCGAGAACGCGCTCAAGTGGGACCGTGCCGATTCGATGCGCGAAGAGTGTGCCGACATCGACTTCGTCTTTCACCAGAGCAAGCGGAAGTATCGCCGTGGCGACACCCGCCTGCACGGCACTCTTCATCACGTGCACGGAATTGATTTCCGCCAGCAACGGAGGGCACGGCAGACCTTCGGCTGCGAATCGGTCTTCGACGACGGCCCGAGTGCAATGGCCATGTTGTGTGGCGGCCATCACGAGCGGATACCTCGAAATCTCTTCCAGCCGTATGGCATCGGAGCCCGAGGGCGCCGCGTGGTGCTTGCCCCGGATCCAAAAAAACTCTTCCCGAAGCACCGGACTGAATTCCAGATCGGCCGACATCGGTATGTTCGCCGTAAAGATCGCGAGGTCGACCAGACCCTGGCGCAACTGATCGAGAAGATTTCCGGAGAGTTCCTCGTTCACATGCAGCAGCACGCCCGGTAGCGTTTCTCGCGTGGCCTGAAGCAGCGGCAATGCCAACGCGACGGACGCGCTTTGCGGAACCCCGAGTGTGACCGAGCCGGTAATCGCGTCAGTCGAGACGCGAACTGCATGGCAGGCGTCGTTGAGCTGCTTGAGGATCGCCTTCGCGTAGTCGTAGAAGATCTGACCCGACTCGGTCACCCGTACTCCCGTTCGGGTTCGTATCAACAATGGCGAACCGAGTTCCGCCTCGAGGTCCGCGATCTGTCTGCTCAAGGCCGACTGCGCGATGAAGAGCCGTTGCGCGGCATTGGAGATGCTGCCGCTTTCCACGATGACGACGAAGTACTTGATCTGCCGGAGTTCCATTGGGAATGTTGACGACCGAGTGGGACTGAATGAAAAGTCTGCGAGCCGAAGGCTGCGGCCCCGATGAAGGTATCGCGCTTGATTCCGCAGATCATGCATCCAGAGTGGAGCGCGGCGCAACCATTTTTCGGCACGGTCTGGCCCGGCCCGGCGGTGTGGCGCGTGTGAAGCGCCGGGGCAATCGAGCGATCGCAAACGGAGATGACGGCATCTCTCATTCCTATGTCCCGGCGAGGGAAAACACCGAAGCTTCGAGCTATCCTCGCGCCGACAATGCTCTAACCGATGGGCTATCGATTCCGTCGTACTAAATCAAATAT
Proteins encoded in this window:
- a CDS encoding alpha-hydroxy acid oxidase → MKTISDIEDLRRIAARRVPRMFYDFVDSGSWTEQTYQLNQTSFKEILLRQRVGRSIDGRSLKSKMLGVDVSMPVAIAPIGLAGMVHADGEILAAKAAVAAGVRYTLSTLSIASLEDIQRATDAPFWFQLYVMRDKQFLLSLIDRAKAAGCDALILTLDLSVLGNRFKDAKNGLSTPPKLTISSLSNMLTKPKWCMGMLRTHRRNLGNIIGHAKGVGDVHSLSGWIGQQLNPALSWKDIEWIKARWGGKLVVKGLLDAEDAQTAVLAGADAIIVSNHGGRQLDGAPASVAVLPEIVDKVGRATEVWIDGGIRSGQDVLKAIALGARGALIGRAHLWGLGAYGEEGVKLALELIRKELDLTMAFCGHTDINSVDRSVLMERTIPRTDYCVA
- a CDS encoding LysR substrate-binding domain-containing protein, whose translation is MELRQIKYFVVIVESGSISNAAQRLFIAQSALSRQIADLEAELGSPLLIRTRTGVRVTESGQIFYDYAKAILKQLNDACHAVRVSTDAITGSVTLGVPQSASVALALPLLQATRETLPGVLLHVNEELSGNLLDQLRQGLVDLAIFTANIPMSADLEFSPVLREEFFWIRGKHHAAPSGSDAIRLEEISRYPLVMAATQHGHCTRAVVEDRFAAEGLPCPPLLAEINSVHVMKSAVQAGVATAILPLALVKDEVDVGTLFAHRIGTVPLERVLGICMSRELPLTNAKRAVSAMLRDVMQSLSLHGQWPGSEPTEPAG